In Leptospira saintgironsiae, one genomic interval encodes:
- a CDS encoding STAS domain-containing protein, whose product MEIKTKKVGKHTLVQLDGRLDITHSDEVEAKLLDDVQAGTGDIVINLQNISYISSSGIRIFVGMVRELEKQNRKLKLCNITPNVKKVFDVVELLDLFEVYETEQEALATLK is encoded by the coding sequence TTGGAAATTAAAACGAAAAAAGTAGGGAAACACACCCTAGTTCAATTAGATGGCAGGCTGGATATCACACATTCGGACGAGGTAGAAGCAAAACTTCTAGACGATGTCCAAGCTGGAACTGGTGATATCGTTATTAACTTGCAAAATATTTCTTATATATCTTCTTCCGGGATCAGGATCTTTGTAGGAATGGTCCGGGAACTAGAAAAGCAGAATCGAAAACTCAAACTTTGTAATATCACACCTAACGTTAAAAAAGTTTTCGACGTTGTGGAATTGCTGGATCTTTTCGAAGTCTACGAAACCGAACAAGAAGCATTAGCTACCTTAAAATAA
- a CDS encoding acylphosphatase produces the protein MAAKNESRAKIRIRGTVQGVGFRYFVLQRAQECRLKGYTMNLPTGEVEVVVEGDKVFIEDLYKAVQRGPSKAKVTEATIQWEDAKGTFRTFEIKR, from the coding sequence ATGGCTGCAAAAAACGAATCTAGAGCAAAAATTAGGATCCGAGGAACCGTACAAGGAGTTGGTTTTAGATATTTTGTGCTACAAAGAGCACAAGAATGCCGACTGAAAGGTTACACTATGAATCTTCCTACTGGCGAAGTAGAAGTTGTAGTTGAAGGAGACAAAGTTTTTATCGAAGATTTATACAAAGCAGTTCAAAGAGGACCTTCTAAAGCAAAAGTAACGGAAGCCACAATCCAATGGGAAGATGCTAAAGGTACGTTTAGGACTTTCGAGATAAAACGCTGA
- a CDS encoding MFS transporter — protein sequence MSRRFPFHYAWIVLIVTFFTLIVAAGVRSMPGILIVPLEKEFGWNRSAISFAVSVNLLLYGLVGPFAAGLMNRFGIKRIMVFALGLLISGILLTTIMRTNWELVVLWGVMVGFGSGMAALVLGATVVNRWFVSHRGLLMGILTASTATGQIIFLPFLASLTEQEGWRNAVYAVASILAILLPTVFFLMKDSPKQYGLLPYGAKSEEDGILPVSGNPFVEAISALKVGLRSRNFWLLAGSFFVCGASTNGLVGTHLVPACSDHGIPEVRAAGLLALMGIFDLIGTVGSGWLSDRVNNKILLFMYYGLRGISLLLLPQAFDPESSKLSIFAVFYGLDWIATVPPTVALTAKIFGREKVGLMFGWVVAFHQIGAAVAAFGAGYIRTVQGEYDLAFIFAGALCVITALGIFAVSTEKEEGKLSETPEFAS from the coding sequence TTGAGCAGACGTTTTCCTTTTCATTATGCTTGGATCGTTTTGATTGTTACATTTTTCACTTTGATCGTTGCTGCTGGAGTAAGATCCATGCCTGGAATTCTGATCGTTCCTCTTGAGAAAGAATTCGGTTGGAATCGATCTGCCATCTCTTTTGCAGTTTCTGTGAACTTATTATTGTACGGACTTGTGGGACCATTCGCTGCAGGACTCATGAATCGTTTTGGTATAAAACGAATTATGGTATTTGCACTTGGGCTATTGATCTCAGGAATACTACTAACAACGATTATGCGAACAAATTGGGAATTAGTAGTTCTTTGGGGAGTCATGGTTGGATTCGGTTCCGGAATGGCTGCTTTGGTTTTAGGAGCAACAGTGGTCAATCGTTGGTTCGTTTCTCATAGAGGACTTCTCATGGGAATTTTGACTGCGAGTACTGCAACAGGGCAGATCATCTTTCTCCCATTTTTAGCTTCTCTTACAGAACAAGAAGGATGGAGAAATGCTGTCTATGCAGTGGCATCCATATTAGCGATACTTCTTCCTACAGTATTCTTCTTGATGAAAGATTCTCCTAAACAATACGGACTCTTACCTTACGGAGCAAAAAGTGAAGAAGATGGTATCCTACCTGTTTCCGGAAATCCATTCGTGGAAGCGATCTCTGCACTAAAAGTTGGATTGAGATCCAGAAATTTTTGGCTTCTTGCAGGAAGTTTTTTTGTATGTGGTGCAAGTACAAACGGACTCGTAGGAACTCATTTAGTTCCTGCATGTTCCGATCATGGGATCCCAGAAGTAAGAGCAGCAGGCCTTCTTGCATTGATGGGAATTTTTGATCTGATTGGAACAGTTGGCTCCGGTTGGTTATCTGATAGAGTGAATAACAAAATTCTGTTATTTATGTATTATGGATTGAGAGGTATCTCTCTATTATTATTACCCCAAGCATTTGATCCTGAATCGAGTAAACTTTCTATATTTGCGGTATTTTACGGATTAGATTGGATTGCTACTGTTCCTCCTACTGTTGCATTAACAGCTAAAATATTTGGAAGAGAAAAAGTAGGATTAATGTTCGGTTGGGTAGTTGCATTTCACCAGATCGGAGCCGCAGTTGCTGCATTTGGAGCTGGTTATATCCGAACAGTGCAAGGAGAATACGATCTTGCATTTATATTCGCAGGAGCTTTATGTGTGATCACTGCACTTGGGATATTTGCAGTATCGACTGAAAAGGAAGAAGGGAAACTTTCTGAAACACCTGAATTTGCATCATAA
- a CDS encoding RNA pyrophosphohydrolase, with translation MDKPYRKNVGMVVFNSKGEVLVGERLNFKGSWQFPQGGIDDGEDPNSAAQRELLEEVGIQDAKIIYEYPSWINYDFPESLHLSSNLKKYRGQTQKWYLLYWNGKTEDCNLTAHEQEFERVRFIPFQECLSTVVPFKKDVYQKLVQEFEPKILDFMKNGSST, from the coding sequence ATGGACAAACCTTATAGAAAGAACGTAGGAATGGTAGTCTTCAACTCTAAAGGAGAGGTTTTAGTAGGAGAAAGACTGAATTTTAAAGGCTCTTGGCAGTTTCCTCAAGGTGGAATAGATGATGGAGAAGATCCTAACTCAGCCGCTCAAAGAGAACTTTTAGAAGAAGTAGGCATCCAAGACGCTAAGATCATATATGAATATCCTAGTTGGATCAATTATGATTTTCCTGAATCCTTACATTTAAGCTCTAATCTAAAGAAGTATAGAGGCCAAACCCAAAAATGGTATCTTCTATACTGGAATGGTAAAACAGAAGACTGCAATCTAACGGCTCATGAGCAAGAGTTTGAGAGAGTTAGATTCATTCCATTTCAAGAATGCCTGTCGACCGTGGTCCCATTTAAAAAAGATGTGTACCAAAAATTAGTCCAAGAGTTCGAACCTAAGATCTTAGATTTTATGAAGAATGGATCTTCTACATGA
- a CDS encoding SET domain-containing protein gives MSVRYKIRRPLVFSEKDFEIRESEIPGIGMGLFSKQDLVKGDTVGFYTGRVLNDKSANSSKYCESKYLLWICKDHWIYGEGKESNYTRYINHSSKPNVKLVVSTRWKTARFEAMRKIKAGEELFFDYGDEYWIHIDISPVEQN, from the coding sequence ATGTCGGTCAGATATAAAATTCGCAGACCTCTAGTATTTTCAGAAAAGGATTTCGAAATTAGGGAATCCGAGATACCCGGAATTGGAATGGGACTATTCTCCAAGCAAGACTTGGTTAAAGGTGATACTGTCGGATTTTATACCGGCAGAGTACTTAACGACAAGTCTGCTAACTCATCTAAATACTGTGAGTCTAAATATTTACTTTGGATCTGTAAAGATCATTGGATCTACGGAGAAGGTAAAGAGTCCAACTACACTCGTTATATCAATCATAGCTCTAAACCAAATGTAAAATTAGTAGTATCTACTCGTTGGAAGACTGCAAGATTCGAAGCAATGCGTAAGATAAAAGCAGGCGAAGAGTTATTCTTCGATTATGGAGACGAGTATTGGATCCATATAGACATCTCTCCTGTTGAGCAGAACTAA
- a CDS encoding alpha/beta hydrolase, whose amino-acid sequence MKYFWKAAKFALHCQLPTPPKVSEQEITIRTDKFEIPAILYTPKGKSCGTILAVNGLAYLGNKDPRFAAVCKSAAAVGYTVISPLMVEVTQFRIKKETVEKIKELILHISSNKEYCQDQKLSYIAPSFSGSMGLIAASDPEVGKKISSILTIGAYCDVQSTLDYVMTSDEGDEYGRMILLYNFVRFALKSDNQELEFALKACVLDGSFSRETLELPTVLENISAENKEVFLKLREDKSFREKIWKEIVANAGSQSSFLQELQVKDKLHLLDCHVSIVHGLGDNVVPAKEAMILKENLPNKKSNLVLTPLISHGDVGISLAQLPAIYDLVQGFAFFFKNANVKEKKAA is encoded by the coding sequence ATGAAATATTTCTGGAAGGCTGCCAAGTTTGCCCTTCATTGCCAATTACCTACTCCTCCTAAAGTCTCAGAACAAGAGATAACAATTAGAACGGATAAATTTGAAATTCCTGCGATTCTTTACACTCCGAAAGGAAAATCCTGCGGAACCATTTTGGCAGTAAATGGCTTAGCTTATTTAGGAAATAAAGACCCAAGATTCGCAGCAGTTTGTAAATCTGCTGCAGCAGTAGGATACACTGTTATTTCTCCTTTGATGGTAGAAGTTACTCAGTTCCGAATTAAAAAAGAGACAGTAGAAAAAATAAAAGAACTTATACTTCATATCTCTTCCAATAAAGAATATTGTCAGGACCAAAAACTTTCTTATATTGCTCCTTCCTTTTCTGGAAGTATGGGACTCATTGCTGCTTCTGATCCTGAAGTTGGAAAAAAGATCTCTTCCATTCTTACAATTGGTGCTTATTGTGATGTTCAATCCACTTTGGATTATGTGATGACTTCTGACGAGGGAGACGAATACGGAAGAATGATCCTTCTTTATAATTTCGTAAGGTTCGCTCTCAAATCTGATAACCAAGAGTTGGAATTTGCTTTAAAGGCATGCGTTTTAGATGGAAGTTTTTCCAGAGAAACTTTGGAACTTCCTACTGTTTTAGAAAATATCAGCGCTGAAAACAAAGAAGTATTCTTAAAACTTAGAGAAGATAAAAGTTTCAGAGAAAAAATCTGGAAAGAGATCGTAGCAAATGCAGGATCTCAAAGTTCATTCTTACAAGAATTACAAGTAAAAGATAAACTTCATCTTTTAGATTGCCATGTTTCTATCGTTCATGGTTTAGGAGACAATGTAGTTCCTGCAAAAGAAGCTATGATCTTAAAAGAAAATCTTCCTAACAAAAAATCCAACTTGGTGCTAACACCTTTGATCTCTCATGGTGATGTTGGAATTTCTTTGGCTCAGTTACCTGCGATCTATGATTTAGTGCAGGGTTTTGCATTTTTCTTTAAGAATGCAAATGTGAAAGAAAAGAAAGCAGCCTAA
- a CDS encoding bacitracin resistance protein BacA encodes MSATFYTPAGGPPPPSPRLRELFSKVGENSIRELVSVFYDQIAISEIRGMFPEDLEESKVKSADFMVQVLGGPPYYVQKYGPPKMRARHLPFPIDEKARRSWLSCYRKAIKDWEADEESKEILWQFLQDFSSWMVNKASSQE; translated from the coding sequence ATGAGTGCAACATTTTATACTCCTGCAGGAGGACCTCCTCCCCCAAGTCCTCGTCTCAGAGAATTATTCTCAAAGGTTGGAGAAAATTCAATTAGGGAACTTGTTTCTGTTTTCTATGATCAAATAGCTATCAGCGAAATTCGTGGAATGTTTCCAGAAGATCTAGAAGAGAGCAAAGTAAAGTCAGCTGACTTTATGGTTCAAGTTCTAGGAGGTCCGCCCTATTATGTTCAAAAATATGGGCCTCCAAAAATGAGAGCTCGACATCTTCCATTTCCAATCGACGAAAAAGCTAGAAGGTCTTGGCTTTCCTGTTACCGCAAAGCGATAAAGGATTGGGAAGCAGACGAAGAATCTAAAGAGATACTTTGGCAGTTTTTGCAGGATTTCTCCTCCTGGATGGTAAATAAGGCTTCTTCTCAAGAATGA
- a CDS encoding tyrosine-type recombinase/integrase translates to MKKEKGNRTKILPEDNPALSKEEIRLLLNASRTHENHYLWFRMLYSFGLQLSELVSLKVEDLDWSHHKILIHHSQTLNPRNPSIPYSLRRDLWFISQGKQGDDFLFSGRMGKLRPRTVQKMFSKLEEMTGLTISVFRLRRSLASHLIEAGWDLESIQEQLGLSSQKSLKDLLGQKPKQASLKKFPLEEINGSAA, encoded by the coding sequence ATGAAAAAAGAAAAAGGAAACAGAACCAAAATTCTGCCTGAGGACAATCCGGCCTTAAGCAAGGAAGAAATTCGGCTGCTTCTAAACGCATCCAGGACTCACGAAAATCATTACCTTTGGTTTAGGATGTTATATTCTTTCGGACTCCAGCTTTCCGAATTGGTCTCCCTAAAGGTGGAAGATTTGGATTGGTCCCATCATAAAATATTGATCCATCATTCCCAAACCTTAAACCCCAGAAATCCTTCCATTCCATATTCTTTACGGAGGGATCTTTGGTTTATTTCTCAGGGCAAACAGGGAGATGATTTTTTGTTTTCTGGCAGAATGGGCAAACTTCGTCCCAGGACTGTTCAAAAAATGTTTTCTAAGCTAGAAGAAATGACGGGTCTGACAATTTCAGTTTTTAGATTGAGGAGAAGTTTAGCTTCTCACCTGATCGAAGCTGGCTGGGACCTGGAAAGTATCCAAGAACAGTTGGGGCTTTCTTCCCAAAAATCCCTGAAAGATTTGCTTGGGCAGAAACCTAAGCAGGCTTCGCTCAAAAAATTTCCATTGGAGGAAATTAACGGATCAGCGGCATAA
- a CDS encoding ATP-binding protein yields the protein MDTGISISYLPIPIGIVLCFWWGPARTLPALYANALFNANLWGLHDVDKYPIYSLWEVLAVGISWFFFIKWRKGKVWIPDLRETVRFLLWVAFPAAICNGFLVAEGLVLFGDLSQDKLLVSSLQGMSATLFDTLSVSVPILLWVTPWMELKGWARTEGAWENRETSWDRSRLKNLKPRKIAEIISVFLLCGVFGAIIPTLEYWFVFALFVLWAALRYGITMALTANIWVQIVTLVFPVLFGRSEHYQWFKDDKELIFLVNLGILCVVALITGRATSDSRKELQKRRRIEGKLLQSREQYRKFFEENLSANFITDSSGNILAANSSFLKMFGLETQTEVSLKNFADLFPSYDDYSFFLQKIQISSTLGTHEEFFQDKNGLPIHTTGNYFATFTKSGSIDSIRGYLLDDTLRRKLENQLIESKKLETIGTLAGGIAHDFNNILQIISGYATRIQLESSKFASLTDMSRSINAAAARGAIIVRRLLSLARKGGGGFKTIFADQLINETVDLLVPTFSEKIKFIKECKEGLPTILGDYSQLEQVLINLCLNARDALPDGGEISIRAFGVQGANIRESFPLSEPAEYLCIEISDNGEGMSEETRKRIFEPFFTTKTKTQGSGLGMSMVYGIMQNHEGMVQVSSQLGMGTSIRLFFPVAKTRTSQLIESSGKVSQTSTGIMLIVEESPYLSEILQDQMLALGFRLISADSAKKAQEILNKFKSNTVLTVVDLDFENLSSLGFLETIKKECPELKIFVSGTDFGKEIKEKLSALGINDLLEKPYKIRDLIEFFYTKSF from the coding sequence GTGGATACCGGTATCTCCATATCTTATCTTCCCATTCCTATCGGTATCGTTTTATGTTTTTGGTGGGGACCGGCACGTACATTACCCGCTCTTTATGCAAACGCATTGTTCAATGCTAATCTCTGGGGACTTCATGATGTAGATAAATATCCTATCTATTCTCTTTGGGAAGTTCTGGCAGTGGGAATTTCTTGGTTCTTTTTTATTAAATGGAGAAAGGGAAAAGTTTGGATACCTGATCTAAGAGAAACAGTACGATTTTTACTTTGGGTAGCCTTCCCCGCGGCAATATGTAATGGGTTTTTAGTGGCAGAAGGTCTCGTCTTATTCGGAGATCTTTCTCAGGATAAGTTGCTCGTATCTTCTTTGCAGGGAATGAGCGCCACGTTATTCGACACATTAAGCGTTTCAGTTCCGATCTTATTATGGGTAACTCCTTGGATGGAGCTTAAGGGGTGGGCAAGAACAGAAGGCGCCTGGGAAAATAGAGAAACAAGCTGGGACAGAAGCAGGCTTAAAAATCTAAAACCAAGAAAGATCGCAGAAATTATCTCTGTATTTTTACTCTGCGGAGTTTTCGGTGCAATTATCCCTACTTTAGAATATTGGTTCGTATTTGCGTTATTCGTTCTTTGGGCCGCATTAAGATATGGTATCACAATGGCCCTTACCGCAAATATTTGGGTGCAGATAGTCACCTTGGTATTTCCTGTATTATTTGGCCGGTCAGAACATTACCAATGGTTTAAAGACGATAAAGAACTTATCTTTTTAGTAAACTTGGGGATCTTATGCGTGGTTGCTTTGATCACAGGAAGGGCAACGAGCGATTCCAGAAAAGAGTTACAAAAAAGAAGAAGGATAGAAGGTAAACTTCTACAAAGCCGAGAACAATACCGAAAATTTTTCGAAGAAAACCTTTCTGCAAATTTTATCACAGATAGTTCCGGAAATATTTTAGCTGCCAATTCTTCTTTTCTGAAGATGTTCGGACTCGAAACACAAACAGAAGTTTCTCTCAAGAACTTTGCAGATCTTTTTCCTTCTTATGATGATTATTCGTTCTTCTTACAAAAAATACAGATCAGTTCGACATTGGGAACTCACGAAGAATTTTTTCAAGACAAGAATGGACTTCCTATCCATACGACTGGAAATTATTTCGCTACATTTACTAAATCAGGAAGTATAGATTCTATCAGAGGATATCTATTGGATGATACTCTTCGTCGTAAGTTAGAAAATCAGCTAATAGAATCCAAAAAATTAGAAACGATCGGGACATTAGCGGGAGGGATCGCTCACGATTTTAATAATATTCTACAAATCATTTCCGGATACGCGACCAGAATACAATTGGAATCTTCCAAATTCGCTTCACTTACGGACATGTCCCGTTCGATTAATGCTGCTGCAGCGAGAGGTGCAATTATAGTTCGGAGACTTCTTTCCTTAGCTAGAAAAGGAGGAGGCGGATTCAAGACGATCTTTGCAGATCAATTGATAAATGAAACGGTAGATCTATTAGTTCCTACATTCTCTGAAAAAATTAAATTTATTAAAGAATGTAAAGAAGGACTTCCTACAATATTGGGAGATTATTCACAGCTGGAGCAGGTGCTTATCAATCTTTGTCTAAATGCAAGAGATGCACTTCCTGACGGAGGAGAGATCTCTATACGTGCATTTGGAGTACAAGGCGCCAATATTAGAGAATCTTTTCCACTTTCAGAACCAGCAGAATATCTTTGTATAGAAATTTCAGATAATGGAGAAGGAATGAGTGAAGAGACTCGAAAAAGGATCTTCGAACCATTTTTCACTACAAAAACCAAAACACAAGGAAGTGGACTAGGAATGTCCATGGTCTATGGGATCATGCAAAACCATGAAGGAATGGTGCAGGTAAGTTCCCAATTAGGAATGGGCACGAGTATTCGATTATTCTTCCCAGTAGCAAAAACCAGAACTTCTCAATTGATAGAAAGTTCAGGAAAAGTTTCTCAAACTTCTACCGGCATTATGTTAATAGTGGAAGAATCACCTTACTTGTCTGAGATCTTGCAAGACCAAATGTTGGCTTTAGGTTTCAGATTGATCAGTGCAGATAGCGCTAAAAAGGCTCAAGAAATATTAAATAAGTTTAAATCAAATACAGTTTTAACAGTGGTAGATCTGGATTTCGAAAATCTTTCTTCTTTGGGATTTTTGGAAACAATCAAGAAAGAATGTCCAGAACTGAAAATTTTTGTCTCTGGAACAGATTTCGGAAAGGAAATTAAGGAAAAACTTTCCGCACTTGGAATTAACGATCTTCTAGAGAAACCCTATAAGATTAGGGACCTGATCGAATTCTTTTACACGAAAAGTTTTTAG